In Gammaproteobacteria bacterium, one DNA window encodes the following:
- a CDS encoding hypothetical protein (Evidence 5 : Unknown function), with amino-acid sequence MGVANLLTFGYTLLVMSKEKTNGTHSEVVPDAIDSEY; translated from the coding sequence GTGGGGGTTGCCAACCTGTTAACCTTTGGCTATACGCTATTGGTGATGAGCAAAGAAAAGACCAACGGGACCCATAGCGAAGTTGTCCCCGACGCTATCGATAGTGAGTATTAA
- a CDS encoding putative Magnetosome protein MamH (Evidence 3 : Putative function from multiple computational evidences), with protein MVLIAAIAFSGAWLARNLLVDAPLVSERHRSLTTGYLRHGKKGTDPFLSLMAAFTSRNDMVVVGLFLMTWFIYFADLLQGPVTSRPRHKGIVIGFMGVVLLSIPLWESLLSA; from the coding sequence ATGGTATTAATCGCAGCTATTGCCTTTTCAGGGGCATGGCTGGCGCGAAATTTGTTGGTAGATGCACCACTGGTTAGCGAGAGACACAGAAGTCTCACTACGGGTTACCTTAGGCATGGTAAGAAAGGAACGGACCCTTTCCTAAGTCTGATGGCGGCGTTTACCTCGCGCAACGATATGGTGGTGGTCGGGCTGTTCCTGATGACCTGGTTCATCTATTTTGCCGACCTACTTCAGGGACCAGTCACATCCAGGCCGCGTCACAAGGGGATTGTGATCGGTTTTATGGGGGTAGTGTTACTCTCCATTCCGCTCTGGGAAAGCCTATTGAGCGCCTAG
- a CDS encoding hypothetical protein (Evidence 5 : Unknown function), whose amino-acid sequence MRKYLYWIGLLAFITLAGSYWYLNHFLDEIALMHQTIGPLHRRRGCSFKGSIRHSLSQGSCRACCMADRDHESAADGGEISFATVARDIMPAVVNVSTNNAVAGARQNFNPANQVPAADGTMKFQIPFREWPGKVLGLG is encoded by the coding sequence ATGCGTAAGTACCTATATTGGATTGGTCTACTGGCCTTCATTACGCTAGCGGGCAGTTATTGGTACCTGAACCATTTCCTAGATGAAATAGCTTTGATGCATCAGACTATCGGGCCTCTTCATCGTCGCCGGGGTTGCAGTTTCAAGGGGTCGATCCGTCACTCGCTCAGCCAGGGTAGTTGCCGCGCCTGTTGCATGGCCGACCGGGATCATGAATCCGCCGCTGATGGGGGAGAGATTTCTTTCGCAACGGTGGCGCGCGATATCATGCCCGCAGTGGTCAATGTCTCGACGAATAATGCGGTTGCCGGCGCCCGGCAGAACTTCAACCCAGCGAACCAAGTGCCCGCTGCGGATGGGACGATGAAGTTTCAAATCCCTTTTCGGGAGTGGCCTGGGAAAGTATTGGGTCTGGGGTGA
- a CDS encoding hypothetical protein (Evidence 5 : Unknown function) encodes MVVVAGGGSARISAASRGYSGVGGVGCGVTKMNKAAPDEPMDPDMTDNSSPTDE; translated from the coding sequence ATGGTGGTGGTCGCTGGTGGAGGTTCTGCGCGGATTAGTGCCGCTTCTCGCGGTTATTCTGGGGTTGGTGGCGTTGGGTGCGGGGTTACCAAGATGAACAAGGCCGCCCCTGATGAACCAATGGATCCCGACATGACAGACAATTCTTCACCTACTGACGAGTGA